A genome region from Naumovozyma castellii chromosome 5, complete genome includes the following:
- the PKC1 gene encoding protein kinase C (ancestral locus Anc_7.441) — MDMYSNVEQDIQRKIAVEQNIIQGATNLKKKTDNVMVIQRCNTNIREARQNIEYLEDTLRKLHIGENGQVEGTDDSKKKNGKQEYGVLSTISPNEHIFSRLDLTKYDCPSLSQRIQYMLQQLEFKLQVEKQYREANTKLTKLYRIDGDQRSSSAAEGGVFESKHRIQLLTKALKKYQAINVDLDQFKHHDNDALNNNQSKFRRKQLTGTLTIGVTAVRDVDHIQSPMFARSPESYITFKIDDTIKARTRPSRNDRWHEEFNIQIDKGNEIEITVYDKVNDTMTPVAIMWLLLSDIAEEIRKKKVGQTTGQQGWINASERNFSSTSKGLPSSQEKGYDSAEAPSTASTDRTAVARSPVTTNQITTDQWFVLEPTGQILLTLGFHKSNQVQRKSVMGGLHRHGAIINRNEEVFEQHGHHFVQKSFYNIMCCAYCGEFLRYSGFQCEDCKFLCHKKCYTNVVTKCIAKVSTETDPDEAKLNHRIPHRFEPTSNRGTKWCCHCGYILPWGKHKVRKCSECGIMCHAQCAHLVPDFCGMSMEMANQILKTIQDAQRTQEKKKRLSASEAASTGHSPRRYGKKNIGRLQEAHETFPTAPVATNKYTPVSAEVTKQQSPQKTEVEEEKPAYGNQVVATDRLNAFIDNNEAYLNFTESVKTDVSSELDTSSRTLDPTFKYPTNSTEEELNDTSEVRDDRMQWELENEQANAGYIRKEEFMSKQALELNTRRSHSEEEPTDTNMGITQIPILETDSRDADMTIDTQHSNPFRDMDTERFLHEQEVSKEIIQTPNAITTVESGIAKEVSPQKSQHSKHKKRNSKRRKVSLDNFILLKVLGKGNFGKVILSRSKNTGRLCAIKVLKKDNIIQNHDIESARAEKKVFLLATKTKHPFLTNLYCSFQTENRIYFAMEFIGGGDLMWHVQNQRLSVRRAKFYAAEVLLALKYFHDNGVIYRDLKLENILLTPQGHIKIADYGLCKDEMWYNNKTSTFCGTPEFMAPEILKEQGYTRAVDWWAFGVLLYQMLLCQSPFSGDDEDEVFNAILTDEPLYPIDMAGDIVQIFQGLLTKDPENRLGAGQRDALEVMEEPFFRNINFEDILNLRVQPPYVPEIKSPEDTSYFEHEFTSAPPTLTPLPSILTTTQQEEFRGFSFMPDDLEL, encoded by the coding sequence ATGGATATGTATTCCAATGTGGAACAGGATATTCAGCGGAAAATCGCTGTTGAACAAAACATCATTCAGGGTGCTACCaacttgaagaaaaagacaGATAATGTGATGGTAATTCAAAGATGTAACACCAACATTAGAGAAGCCAGGCAGAATATTGAGTATTTAGAAGATACACTAAGAAAATTGCATATTGGTGAAAACGGGCAAGTTGAAGGGACTGATGATtcgaaaaagaaaaatggaaaacaGGAGTATGGTGTGCTATCGACCATTTCCCCTAATGAACATATATTTTCTCGTCTTGATCTAACAAAGTATGACTGTCCCTCTTTATCTCAAAGGATTCAGTATATGCTGCAGCAATTGGAATTCAAACTACAAGTGGAGAAGCAATATAGAGAAGCAAATACTAAGTTGACGAAATTGTATAGGATTGATGGTGACCAACGTAGCAGCTCAGCTGCCGAAGGGGGGGTTTTTGAATCTAAGCACCGTATTCAATTACTCACCAAggcattgaaaaaatatcaagcTATCAACGTTGATTTGGATCAATTTAAACACCACGACAATGATGCATTGAACAATAATCAATCCAAATTCAGAAGAAAACAGTTGACAGGTACACTAACTATCGGTGTTACTGCTGTTAGAGATGTAGACCATATTCAATCCCCAATGTTTGCTAGATCTCCAGAGAGTTATATTACTTTCAAGATCGATGATACCATAAAGGCTAGAACCAGACCATCAAGGAATGATAGATGGcatgaagaattcaatattcaaatagaCAAAgggaatgaaattgaaattaccGTCTATGACAAGGTTAATGATACGATGACACCAGTGGCCATAATGTGGCTTCTTTTGTCTGATATTGCTGAAGAAATTCGTAAAAAGAAAGTAGGTCAAACGACAGGACAACAAGGTTGGATTAATGCCTcagaaagaaattttagTTCCACCTCGAAGGGCCTTCCATCTAGTCAAGAGAAGGGGTACGATTCTGCCGAAGCTCCTTCAACTGCTTCAACTGATAGAACTGCGGTCGCCAGATCCCCTGTGACTACAAATCAAATTACAACAGACCAATGGTTTGTTCTGGAACCAACGGGCCAAATTTTACTTACATTAGGTTTCCATAAATCAAACCAAGTGCAGAGAAAGAGTGTAATGGGTGGGTTACATCGTCATGGTGCGATTATTAATAGAAATGAAGAGGTATTTGAACAACATGGTCATCATTTCGTCCAAAAATCgttttataatattatgTGTTGCGCATACTGTGGTGAATTCTTAAGATACTCTGGGTTTCAATGTGAAGATTGTAAATTTCTATGTCACAAGAAGTGTTATACAAATGTTGTTACCAAATGTATCGCTAAAGTCTCAACTGAGACTGATCCTGATGAAGCAAAATTGAATCATCGTATTCCACATAGATTTGAACCCACCTCTAACCGTGGTACAAAATGGTGCTGCCACTGTGGTTATATCTTACCCTGGGGTAAGCACAAGGTTCGTAAATGTAGTGAATGTGGTATCATGTGTCATGCTCAATGTGCACATTTAGTCCCTGATTTCTGTGGTATGTCCATGGAGATGGCTAATCAAATCTTAAAAACAATTCAAGATGCTCAACGTAcacaagaaaagaagaaaagactATCTGCGTCCGAAGCAGCATCTACCGGGCATTCCCCCAGAAGATAtgggaagaagaatattggACGTTTACAAGAGGCTCATGAAACGTTCCCTACTGCTCCAGTTGCTACAAACAAGTACACTCCTGTTTCTGCTGAGGTTACAAAACAGCAGTCACCACAAAAAACTGAAGTGGAAGAGGAGAAACCAGCTTACGGTAATCAAGTGGTCGCAACAGATAGATTAAATGCATTTATAGACAATAACGAAGCCTATTTGAATTTTACAGAGAGTGTCAAAACAGATGTATCATCAGAGCTTGACACATCATCGCGTACTTTAGATCCAACATTTAAATATCCAACTAACTCAACTGAAGAGGAACTAAATGATACCTCGGAAGTTAGAGATGACAGGATGCAATGGGAGTTGGAGAACGAGCAGGCTAATGCAGGATATATCCGTAAAGAGGAATTCATGTCGAAGCAAGCTCTAGAGTTGAATACGAGGAGAAGCCATTCGGAAGAAGAACCAACGGACACGAACATGGGCATCACCCAAATCCCTATACTAGAAACTGACTCCAGAGATGCGGATATGACCATTGATACCCAACATTCAAACCCATTCCGTGATATGGATACTGAGAGATTCTTGCATGAACAAGAAGTATCCAAGGAGATAATTCAAACACCAAATGCAATAACAACTGTAGAATCCGGAATCGCTAAGGAGGTGTCACCACAAAAGTCTCAACACTCGAAACataaaaaaagaaattccaaACGTCGCAAGGTTTCTCTGGAcaatttcatattattgaaagttCTCGGTAAAGGTAACTTCGGGAAAGTCATTCTATCAAGATCGAAGAATACAGGTAGATTATGTGCTATCAAagttttgaagaaggacaacattattcaaaatcacGACATTGAGAGCGCAAGAGCAGAAAAGAAGGTGTTCCTCTTAGCAACAAAGACAAAACATCCTTTCTTAACAAACTTGTACTGTTCATTCCAAACCGAAaacagaatatattttgcAATGGAATTTATCGGAGGTGGTGATTTGATGTGGCATGTCCAAAATCAAAGACTCTCGGTTAGAAGGGCTAAATTTTATGCTGCAGAAGTTTTATTGgcattaaaatatttccatGATAACGGTGTTATATATCGTGATTTGAAGTTGGAAAACATTTTATTGACACCTCAAGGCCACATAAAGATTGCAGATTATGGTCTTTGTAAAGATGAGATGTGGTATAACAATAAGACATCAACATTCTGTGGGACGCCAGAGTTTATGGCACCAGAAATTTTAAAGGAACAAGGATATACGAGAGCTGTGGACTGGTGGGCTTTTGGTGTCTTATTATACCAAATGTTACTATGTCAGTCTCCATTTTCCGgtgacgatgaagatgaagtaTTTAACGCTATTTTGACCGATGAACCTTTATATCCAATCGACATGGCCGGTGATATtgttcaaatatttcaaggtTTGTTGACCAAAGACCCTGAAAACCGTCTAGGTGCTGGTCAACGAGATGCATTAGAAGTTATGGAGGAACCATTCTTCCGCAATATCAactttgaagatattttgaatttacgCGTGCAACCCCCATATGTTCCTGAAATCAAGTCACCAGAAGATACTTCCTACTTTGAGCACGAATTTACGTCAGCTCCACCTACTCTAACTCCTCTACCATCCATATTAACTACAACACAACAAGAAGAGTTCCGTGGATTCTCGTTTATGCCAGATGATCTGGAACTGTAA
- the ACF4 gene encoding Acf4p (ancestral locus Anc_7.451) has product MTTQDEPQQRVISQPIELQKLSLVNKQQKNASSTVSTPTIPKKPINMQIPITSPVKPIDFSTDDDNDYDDDYEEEESYVMASPTRKNQNATDNEDLIYQLASKQREITELEALLNKARDQLKSLEIQFRDSLPRDGPVQLGASNKVWLSVMQRKINEVNNSPNVIRGKKSISNFFTNTANTVNAKYNNMQTQTQTQRPVPPPPSRSKTRGGTFLSSLVEKFNEFNVDEAEEDEFDESHSNVRDKFYLKEQFGCEEDEDVEDTIADEPLHNMESIPASVFQRYGGR; this is encoded by the coding sequence ATGACCACTCAAGATGAACCCCAACAAAGAGTAATAAGTCAACCTATAGAACTACAAAAGCTATCCCTCgtaaacaaacaacaaaagaatGCTTCTTCTACGGTTTCCACACCAACAATCCCGAAGAAACCTATAAATATGCAAATTCCAATAACGTCCCCCGTGAAACCAATCGATTTCTCCACGGATGACGACAACGACTACGATGACGATtacgaagaagaagaaagttaTGTAATGGCTTCACCCACGAGGAAGAATCAGAACGCAactgataatgaagatttgattTATCAATTGGCTTCGAAACAGAGGGAAATTACAGAATTGGAAGCATTGTTGAATAAAGCAAGGGACCAGTTGAAATCTTTGGAGATACAATTTAGAGATTCCTTGCCAAGGGATGGTCCGGTACAATTGGGGGCCTCCAACAAGGTTTGGTTGAGTGTCATGCAGAGGAAGATCAATGAGGTTAATAACTCTCCCAACGTCATCAGAGGGAAGAAGAGTATAAGTAATTTCTTTACAAATACGGCAAATACTGTTAATGCCAAGTACAACAATATGCAGACGCAGACGCAAACACAAAGACCCGTGccaccaccaccatcaAGATCGAAAACAAGAGGTGGTACCTTCTTATCAAGTCTTGTGGAAAAGTTTAATGAGTTCAACGTGGATGAGGCggaggaagatgaatttgatgaatcaCATAGCAACGTGAGGGACAAgttttatttgaaagaacaaTTCGGATGcgaagaggatgaagacGTTGAGGACACCATAGCAGACGAACCACTACATAACATGGAAAGCATCCCAGCAAGTGTCTTCCAAAGATATGGTGGTCGATGA
- the EAF6 gene encoding Eaf6p (ancestral locus Anc_7.447): protein MDGQLKEYEQLKQKLKQAIEEKRKQEEEFDKLQQEIYDKETEYLFVPNSGNKPSQHSIGNIIKGFDGFSKAHHHHGDSSSNGNNNGAFSDRDRIFSLSSVLFVKQQQQETEQIEKHQRKQQAQLDALNGLDDDSMDDITSMN, encoded by the coding sequence ATGGACGGTCAACTAAAGGAGTACGAACAATTGAAacagaaattgaaacagGCCATCGAAGAAAAACgcaaacaagaagaagaattcgACAAATtacaacaagaaatttatgACAAGGAAACAGAGTATTTATTCGTCCCAAACTCTGGTAACAAACCAAGTCAACATTCCATAGGGAACATCATCAAGGGGTTTGATGGGTTCTCTAAGGCACACCACCATCATGGAGATTCCAGCTCTAACGGTAACAATAACGGTGCATTTTCAGACAGAGATAGAATCTTCTCCCTGAGTAGTGTTCTATTTGTAaaacaacagcaacaagAGACAGAACAGATTGAGAAACATCAAAGGAAACAACAGGCTCAATTGGACGCCTTAAATGGCTTGGATGATGATAGTATGGATGATATAACTTCAATGAACTGA
- the MIX23 gene encoding Mix23p (ancestral locus Anc_7.443): protein MGDDKLTVKLPQIILDSNLRFADSAQDKDDKESLSQLTINRQRCVNPTLVDSFLRLLRHGSDDVLKQRLNMYSRDEEMNKCEVVKEELYENWNIRLDIINFCEEQSRQIKETLDLKYGSNASLSEHKIDPRIDPYAARDQLDSQEAKYAEWKKVKQWVQNNSEIESILQGTSDKILRQKCNQNTDYLKQFYDTFQKK, encoded by the coding sequence ATGGGAGACGATAAACTTACAGTGAAGCTACCACAAATTATTTTAGATTCCAATCTACGGTTTGCAGATTCAGCTCAggataaagatgataaaGAATCATTAAGTCAATTAACCATTAATAGGCAAAGATGTGTTAATCCCACGTTAGTGGACTCATTTCTACGATTGTTGAGACATGGGAGTGATGATGTACTTAAGCAAAGGTTAAACATGTATTCTagagatgaagaaatgaacAAATGCGAAGTGGTGAAGGAAGAATTATAtgaaaattggaatatCCGACTGGATATAATAAACTTTTGTGAGGAACAATCCAGGCAAATCAAGGAGACAttagatttgaaatatgGATCTAATGCTAGTTTATCAGAGCATAAGATAGATCCACGTATTGATCCGTATGCAGCAAGGGATCAACTTGATTCACAAGAAGCTAAGTATGCAGAATGGAAGAAAGTGAAACAATGGgttcaaaataattcagaGATCGAGTCAATCTTACAAGGTACTAGTGATAAGATACTGAGACAGAAATGCAACCAAAATACtgattatttgaaacaGTTTTACGATacatttcaaaagaaatga
- the SRO77 gene encoding putative Rab GTPase-binding protein SRO77 (ancestral locus Anc_7.442) — MDMFKSKRLKNVSNPFKSNKSSNGESKGSATKQSKTAPISKNINVPQIPSVSSNSKLFNIRELFNFGMNGKVISLAFDYTQSLLALATETGELHIYGQNQVEVIFSVQTKAPIVRMSFVKGIYLVAVDAKDTILVMSIYSKKVLTTVFSPSKVTCMETDPSLDWVLFGLQSGSVIIYDIDRNQMSTTKIENLQKSKFFPKDRLSPVVSIQWNPRDVGTILISYEQVTVTYSLIDAEIKQQFIYDLPPFAPGGDPSKNVDQLRRPTVIQSLYHPNSLHILTVHADNSLVFWDANTGQLIQARSLLETDVNIPQQGLINNPSKEAKPDIVKIAWIAQNNPEYTSLLIATKSRMGTELLQGFTMIDLGGTPLYTITSYDGMSNYYSKTTKEKYFVLNNKSPMETFLPIPRRSPYFAGCHDPGFILILLEDGEVETLLYPSGFFTSKASLFPPNLSWIRPAVTKSMAVAVPKKVWLGMMSANANKDSLLKGGMLAKKPIRRQEFRSAIVTGHTNGSVRIWDASHGEIDDAVVFDINVAQILNRSIHISVEQISFATETLELAMAVETGDVVLFKFETNQFFDPQNQNKAKDLEMEFRRFSLNDYKQILIDVRSRASKLVKQGFMPSTVVHANKGKVSALKNSNIGFVGIGYEDGTFYVIDRRGPAIIYGENMRHIPGIRSQSVTSVEFAIMEYGEDGYSSILLFCGTDAGELITYKILPEVGGRFGVQFVEVIRSNDHGSVLEIEAFAKDTHMSCSATIAKMQALSKGLPVAGYVSVSGLNDVRILKMGKSKESHKSFKYPLAATGVSTVPILSPKEGRKFKTVLTTLLVNGDIKIFSVPDLKELKSSHSPAPVHSQYIRGSSVLSNGEVAVRVSQYKMTLLTIVSEDALGSSSTDNNATDTLYNPNLRIPYRPQVNTLQWARGTVYCTPDQLDLLLGGERRSASKYKESAIANGTLTLKPTTGSNGRDALQEHGYTKPIRHATKGRYSVLKSVSRTVETHWDALEDGFNDYATALGEGMNDAVEQTGKDIVKGSLGI, encoded by the coding sequence ATGGACATGTTTAAGAGCAAACGTTTAAAGAACGTTTCAAATCCGTTCAAGTCTAATAAGTCGTCAAATGGTGAATCCAAAGGTAGTGCGACTAAACAATCTAAAACGGCACCAATATCCAAGAACATCAATGTCCCACAAATTCCatctgtttcttcaaactcGAAgcttttcaatatcagagaattatttaattttggTATGAATGGGAAGGTAATTTCTCTCGCATTTGATTATACACAGAGTTTATTAGCTCTTGCGACAGAGACAGGAGAACTTCATATATACGGTCAAAATCAAGTAGAAGTTATTTTTTCTGTTCAAACCAAGGCACCTATTGTTAGAATGAGCTTTGTCAAGGGGATCTATCTTGTCGCTGTTGATGCCAAAGATACAATTTTAGTCATGTCCATTTATTCTAAAAAAGTTTTAACTACAGTGTTTTCTCCAAGTAAAGTTACATGTATGGAAACGGATCCATCATTAGATTGGGTTCTATTTGGTCTTCAAAGTGGGAGTGTTATTATTTATGATATTGATCGTAATCAGATGTCAACGACAAAAATCGAAAACCTTCAAAAGAGTAAATTCTTTCCTAAGGATCGTTTATCTCCAGTTGTATCCATTCAATGGAATCCAAGAGATGTTGGCAcaattttgatttcttaCGAGCAGGTGACTGTAACCTACTCGCTAATTGATGCTGAAATTAAACAACAATTTATATATGATTTACCTCCATTTGCACCAGGCGGTGACCCTTCTAAAAATGTGGATCAATTAAGGAGACCCACAGTTATTCAATCTCTTTATCATCCTAATTCTTTGCATATACTCACAGTGCATGCTGATAATTCGTTGGTATTTTGGGATGCAAATACGGGACAATTAATACAAGCACGTTCACTTCTCGAAACTGATGTGAATATTCCCCAACAAGGTTTGATAAATAATCCATCAAAGGAGGCCAAACCAGATATTGTAAAAATAGCATGGATTGCTCAAAATAATCCAGAGTATACTTCTCTTCTAATAGCGACGAAATCTCGTATGGGGACAGAACTTTTGCAAGGTTTTACTATGATTGATTTAGGTGGTACACCTCTTTACACAATAACATCTTATGATGGTATGAgtaattattattcaaagacaactaaggaaaaatatttcgttttaaataataagtCCCCAATGGAAACATTTCTCCCAATTCCTAGAAGATCTCCATATTTTGCAGGATGTCACGATCCAggttttattttgataCTGTTAGAAGATGGAGAAGTTGAAACATTGTTATATCCTTCTGGATTCTTTACCTCTAAAGCATCTTTATTCCCGCCAAATCTTTCCTGGATCAGACCTGCTGTGACAAAGTCAATGGCAGTGGCGGTTCCAAAAAAAGTTTGGCTCGGTATGATGTCCGCCAATGCAAATAAGGATTCCCTATTAAAAGGTGGTATGCTTGCTAAGAAACCGATAAGAAGACAAGAATTTAGATCTGCGATAGTCACAGGACATACAAACGGGTCAGTTCGTATCTGGGATGCATCCCATggtgaaattgatgatgcTGTTGTTTTCGATATCAATGTGGCCCAAATCTTAAACAGGTCCATCCATATATCCGTTGAACAAATATCGTTTGCCACTGAAACTTTAGAATTAGCTATGGCAGTAGAGACAGGCGATgttgttttatttaaatttgagacaaatcaattttttgatCCTCagaatcaaaataaagCAAAAGATTTAGAGATGGAATTTAGAAGGTTCTCCTTGAATGATTACAAACAGATCTTAATTGATGTTAGGTCTAGAGCCTCCAAGTTGGTAAAGCAGGGGTTTATGCCAAGCACTGTCGTCCATGCAAATAAAGGTAAGGTTTCTGCCCTAAAGAATAGTAATATTGGGTTCGTTGGTATAGGTTATGAAGATGGTACGTTTTATGTCATTGATAGACGTGGCCCTGCAATCATATATGGCGAAAATATGAGACACATTCCTGGAATCAGAAGTCAATCAGTGACGTCTGTTGAATTTGCCATCATGGAATATGGAGAAGATGGATATTCTAGTATTTTACTATTTTGTGGAACAGATGCGGGAGAATTAATTACGTATAAAATTTTGCCAGAGGTTGGCGGAAGATTTGGAGTTCAATTTGTGGAAGTAATAAGATCAAATGATCACGGCTCAGTATTAGAAATTGAGGCATTTGCTAAAGATACACATATGAGCTGTAGTGCCACCATTGCTAAGATGCAAGCATTAAGTAAAGGTCTTCCAGTGGCAGGTTACGTGTCGGTGTCTGGTCTTAACGATGTCAGGATCTTGAAAATGGGTAAATCCAAGGAATCTCataaatcattcaaatacCCACTAGCGGCAACCGGTGTATCAACGGTACCTATTTTGAGCCCTAAAGAGGGTAGAAAGTTCAAGACGGTGTTGACAACTTTGTTAGTGAACGGTGATATCAAAATCTTTTCAGTTCCTGACTTGAAAGAACTAAAATCATCACATTCTCCTGCACCTGTGCATTCACAATATATAAGAGGTTCATCTGTATTGAGTAATGGGGAGGTTGCCGTTAGAGTGAGTCAATATAAGATGACATTATTAACAATTGTGAGTGAAGATGCTCTTGGTTCATCATCCACTGATAATAATGCGACAGATACATTATACAACCCTAATTTGAGGATACCATATAGACCACAAGTGAACACTTTACAATGGGCAAGAGGAACTGTTTATTGTACACCTGATCAACTAGATTTGTTACTGGGTGGGGAGAGAAGATCTGCTTCGAAGTATAAGGAAAGTGCTATTGCAAATGGTACCCTTACTTTGAAGCCAACTACAGGATCCAATGGGAGAGATGCGCTTCAGGAACATGGATACACGAAACCTATAAGGCATGCTACGAAGGGTCGTTATAGTGTTTTGAAGAGTGTTAGTCGTACAGTGGAAACACATTGGGATGCCTTGGAGGATGGATTTAATGATTATGCTACGGCACTTGGTGAAGGCATGAATGATGCTGTTGAGCAGACCGGTAAGGACATTGTGAAGGGATCACTTGGAATATGA
- the AIM24 gene encoding Aim24p (ancestral locus Anc_7.446), translated as MLTSKSIRVARLSTFFPRNTRELIIDNITNVPKNSDTNVELLNSQETIAKISFPNTTEFYIRKGSLLSLYCQSGSETNDSKGKYQPFPLDSMTITNETINKWSNLMAYSSLSASSFQKISSTLQLNDSTAHINILLSSNFNSSSNKLPNKSIYPIKLDGTTDWHIFKNDSILAFERSLNLKFNQSILNNFKNITATIKERHLFNKNFQILKGRGSVLLFGQGSIIPIQLKNLSDEVLVDSSNLIAINGTSQLDINNAITSFNLKMAPSVDNKLKLIKARLSPLPHIIKNKSFVTNMKSVLNFAKVFIVNSFHSLSWYYYLWKFGKSPKLIRISGPRTILMQTFSSFKYYDGTQIQDVNNKDNLIAITRGEENLSQGEMSIKDDTRTNNYFIATVSENGNVKIKPSAELKEN; from the coding sequence ATGTTGACATCCAAATCAATCCGGGTAGCTAGACTTTCCACCTTTTTTCCCAGAAATACAAGGGAGCTTATAATTGATAACATTACAAATGTTCCCAAAAATTCAGATACTAATGTAGAACTATTAAACTCACAGGAAACAATTGCAAAGATTTCTTTCCCCAATACTACGGAATTTTATATTCGAAAGGGTTCTTTACTATCCCTGTATTGCCAATCTGGTTCCGAGACAAATGATAGCAAGGGCAAATATCAACCGTTCCCCCTAGATTCAATGACAATTAcaaatgaaacaattaataaGTGGTCAAATTTAATGGCCTATTCATCTTTGAGTGCGTCATCTTTCCAAAAGATATCTTCCACAttacaattgaatgattcaACGGCTCATATAAATATACTattatcttccaatttcaattcttcatcaaataaattaCCCAACAAATCAATTTATCCAATAAAGTTGGATGGTACTACAGATTGGcatatatttaaaaatgattcCATCTTGGCATTTGAAAgatcattaaatttaaaatttaatCAATCCATTctaaataatttcaaaaatataacgGCAACCATAAAGGAAAGacatttatttaataaaaacttccaaatattgaaagGTCGTGGTAGTGTCTTGTTATTTGGTCAAGGTTCCATCattccaattcaattgaaaaatctaaGCGACGAAGTCTTGGTGGATTCTTCTAATCTAATTGCCATTAATGGAACATCACAATTAGATATCAATAATGCCATAACAAGCtttaatttgaaaatggcACCCTCTgttgataataaattgaaattgattaaGGCAAGATTGTCGCCGTTACCtcatattattaaaaataaatcatttgtTACAAATATGAAATCAGTATTGAATTTTGCCAAAGTTTTCATTGTAAATTCATTCCATTCTTTAAgttggtattattatctCTGGAAATTTGGTAAATCCCCCAAATTAATTAGAATCAGCGGTCCCAGAACAATTCTAATGCAAACATTTAGCTCGTTTAAATATTATGATGGAACACAAATACAAGATGtgaataataaagataattTAATTGCAATTACAAGGGGAGAAGAGAACCTGTCTCAAGGTGAGATGAGTATCAAGGATGACACTAGAACTAATAACTACTTTATTGCCACTGTGTCTGAGAATGGGAACGTCAAGATTAAACCATCGGCAGAACTAAAGGAAAATTGA